A genomic region of Papaver somniferum cultivar HN1 chromosome 7, ASM357369v1, whole genome shotgun sequence contains the following coding sequences:
- the LOC113294022 gene encoding uncharacterized protein LOC113294022 translates to MNAMNLVKISKEQLHAMRDGGWNSLMNDISAFCAKTNIAVPEMMSPYVPLGRGRRNLQEETNLHHFQVGLFNNVIDMKIAALNDRYDEVNTELLLCMSHLNPRENFSAFEKGALIRLAKLYPSDFSEMDLMILERKLDTFLRDVLSSNKFFELVGISGLAKKMVETKKDITYPLVYLLIKLSLIFPVATATVERVFSAMKIVNNRLQSRIGDEYMNNCLLTYIE, encoded by the coding sequence ATGAATGCTATGAACTTGGTGAAGATATCTAAAGAACAACTACATGCCATGCGGGATGGTGGGTGGAATAGTCTTATGAATGATATTTCTGCTTTTTGTGCTAAAACTAATATTGCAGTTCCTGAAATGATGTCTCCATATGTACCACTTGGACGAGGAAGACGTAATCTACAAGAAGAGACAAATCTACATCATTTTCAAGTTGGTTTGTTCAACAATGTCATTGATATGAAAATTGCAGCCCTTAATGACCGGTATGATGAAGTGAACACCGAGTTGCTTCTTTGCATGTCGCATTtgaatccaagagagaatttTTCAGCTTTTGAAAAAGGTGCGTTAATTCGTCTTGCTAAACTATATCCATCTGATTTTTCTGAAATGGATCTCATGATTCTTGAACGGAAACTAGACACCTTTCTTCGTGATGTGCTTTCTAGTAACAAATTTTTTGAGTTGGTTGGAATCAGTGGGCTTGCCAAGAAAATGGTTGAGACCAAAAAAGATATAACATATCCTCTTGTTTACTTGTTGATTAAATTGTCTTTGATATTTCCGGTTGCTACCGCTACCGTTGAGAGAGTGTTTTCCGCTATGAAGATAGTGAATAATCGTTTGCAAAGTCGTATCGGTGATGAGTATATGAATAACTGTTTACTCACATATATTGAATGA